The Acutalibacter muris genomic sequence GTGAATACGAAAGCCTTCATGATGAACCCGGTGCCGGGCAGGTCGTCTCTGCTGAGCACATATCCCGCCACCACCGTGCAGAAGGTGCCGATAACGGTGCCGCCCACGGTGTAGAGTATGGTGTTGCCATAGCCGGTCCAGATCTTTGTATTGGCGAACGTCCTCTCGTACCCCAGCCATGTAAGGCCCTTGGGGTAAAGCAGGATAGTGCCGTTATTGACGTACTGGGCGTCCGACAGGGAGGCCATCACCACAAACCACAGCGGGTACATGATGACTACCAGCAGCAGCAGCAGGATTACAAAGGTCACCGCATAGAAAACACGATCAAAAACGGGTTCCTTTATGACATTGGGATTCTTAGCCATTTTTCATTACCCCCCTCTTACCACAGGCCGGAGCCGAAGATCTTGTTGGACAGCTTGTTTGCGGCCACCAGGACGATGAAGTTTATCACGTTGTTCATAAGCCCTATGGCCGTGGAGAAGCTGAACTGGTTGTTGATAAGGCCAATCTTGTACACATACGTGGAGATGACCTCCGCAGTGTCTATGACAAGGTCGTTCTGCATAAGATAGACTTTTTCATAGCCTACGTTCATGATGTTGCCGCAGCTCATGATAAGCAGTATCACCATGGTGGGCATTATGGTGGGTATGTCTATATGCCATATCCTCTGAAGGATATTTGCCCCGTCTATAACCGCCGACTCGTGCAGCTCCGGGCTGACCCCGGAAAGGGCCGCGATGTAGATTATGGAGCTGTAGCCCATGCTCTGCCATATGCCCGACCACACGTACATATGGGGGAACAGGCTGGAAACGCCCATGAAGTAGACGGGCTCGCCCCCGAAGAACTTGATTATCGTGTTCACAAAGCCCGAAGTGGGGGAGAAGAACAGGTTCATCATGGCCACCAGAACAACGGTGGAGATGAAGTAGGGCATGTACGTAACGGTCTGCGCGAACTTCTTAAAGCGCAGGTTTTTTACATAGTTCAGGATTATCGCAAGGCAGATGGGGAAGGGGAACCCGGCGATAAGGCTGTATATGGACACCGTGAGGGTGTTCCTGACTATGTCCCAGCACCTTGGGGTGGAAAAGAACCTTATGAACCAGTCGAAGCCCACCCAGCGGCTGCCCCAGATACCTTCAGCGGGCCTGTAGTTCTTAAAGGCTATCACCAGGCCGTACAGAGGCCCGTACATGAACAGCGCTATAAATACCACGGCAGGTATCAGGAAGAAATAGAGCTGGTAATTCTGCTTTATGAGCTTGATACGGACCTTGCGCTTTTTCTGCTTGTCAGTCAGCTCCAGCGCCACCGCCGGTGCGGTGTTTTGTTTGGCAGCCATCGGGCAATCCCTCCTTATAACTGACACAGGCCCTAAAATGTGAACGGGATGTGTCTTATGACAAGGATTATAACACGCCCTCCAGGACTTGTCAAGTAAAAATTGCAAAAAATTACAAAAGTGTAGTCTTTTAGTTGTGCGGATTGCCCAGCCTCTCTCTGGGCTGCGCTCCTTCCCTTTCCGGAAGAGTTCACATTACCCCTCCTTGATAGGCAGCTTTCAGAAGGTAAACTTCTTGAGAGCCGCCTTTTCAAAGCTTATCTTTTAAAAACTCTTGCAATTCACGGCGAAATATATTAGAATAAGAGCATAAGAAACTGTCAAGAATATTCCGGGAGGTTTTTAACTATGGTAACGGCAGGCGATTTCAGAAACGGCGTGACCTTTGAGATGGACGGGAACGTGTACTCCATCATTGAGTTCCAGCACGTGAAGCCCGGCAAGGGCGCGGCCTTTGTGCGCACCAAGATACGCAACGTGATTTCCGGGGCGGTAACCGAGCGCACCTTTAACCCTAACGACAAGTACCCCACCGCTTTCATCGAGAGGAAGGACATGCAGTACCTCTACAGCGACGGGGACCTCTACTACTTCATGGACACGGAGACCTATGAGCAGGAGCCCATCAACGGCTCTGTGCTGACGGACAACTTCAAGTTTGTCAAGGAGAACATGGAGTGCAAGGTGCTCTCCTATAAGGGCAGCGTTTTCGGCGTGGAGCCCCCTAACTTCGTGGAGCTGGAGGTCACCAAGACCGAGCCCGGCGTGAAGGGCGACACGGCCACCAACACCTTAAAGCCCGCCACGGTAGAGACCGGGGCAGAGGTCCGTGTGCCCTTATTTATAAACGAGGGCGAGATGATAAGAATAGACACCCGCACCGGCGAGTACATGGAAAGAGCCTAACCCCGAAGGATAGGAAAAAAGTTTTGTCCACTTTTTCAAAAGTGGCAGGGTTTGGGGCAGAGCCCCAAGAAAGGAAAAATCATGAGTAATTCAGAACGCGCATCGTATATCCGCGGCCTTATGGACGGCATGGAGCTGGACCCGAACGCCAAGGAGACCAAAATATTTAACGCCATCATGGAGCTGCTCTCGGAGCTCTGCACCTCTGTGGACGAGCTTGAGGACGAGGTGGACGGCATCGCCGATCAGCTGGACGAGGTGGACGAGGACCTGGGGACCCTTGAGAGCGAGTATTACGGCATTGACAAGGACAGCTGCGGGTGCGGCGGCCATCATCACCAGGGGGGCTGCGGCTGCGGCCACCACCACGCCGAGTTCGAGGTTATCTGCCCCAGCTGCGGTGAGACCATCGGGCTCACCGAGGAGATGCTGGACGAGGACAGCATGGTCTGCCCCAACTGCGGCGAGACTCTGGAATTTGACTTCGACGAGGACGAGGAAGAGACCGAGCCCGAGGAGGAACCCGGGAAGGACATCGGGGAATAAGCCCACGAAAGGTTCACAGGCCCAGGCGGCGTTAACGCCTCCCGGGCCTGTTTCTTTATTCCTTTTTGCCTGTACGCTCAAGAAGCAGCTTCAGCCTGTCCTCCCCTTGTATGGCCCTGAGAGTGTCCTGGCGGCGCATTACCGCCAGTAAAAGGGTGAGTATTAGATTTACGCAGGTCACTATGGCCAGCAGCAGCTTTGGGCCGGTTCCCGGCTTTCCGCGCCCGGCCCCCCTCCGCTTTTTCATATGGGCTCCTCCTTATTGTCCATTCTCTTTTCTATCTCCGCCATGGCCTCCTTTTGACTAAGGCGTTCGTTCTCTATGTCCCTGTCGGAGAGCTCCCGGCCGCAGACGGCGGCATAGGGGCAATACTCACAGGCGCTGCGGTTCTTCATGTTGGGCTTTGCGGCGGCCTGCCCCCGGAGCAGCTCCCGGCCCATGGTGGCTATCAAGCGCCTGGAATACTCCAGTACCCTAATAAGCTCCCCCTCTGAGAGCACTGAGCTGTGGCTGTCCGGCGTGCCGTCCTTTTTCAGCGCCGCCGGTATGAACACCCCCTTGGCCCCCGCCTCCATTGCGGTTATTATCTCGCTGTCGGAGAGCACCAGGCCGCTCATGCGCAGCTGCCTGAGCTCCGCCTTCTCTATCTCCTCGGGGGCCGCGCCCCGCTGGGCGCTTACGTTGGGTTCCGCCGCCGGGACATAAAGTATGCCCGCCGGGAAACGCCGCCCGTCCTGTACCAGCGCCGCCAGGTATATCAGCATCTGCATATTGAGCCCATACAGCACGTCCCCAAGCCTAAAGTCCTTGCCCCCGGTCTTATAATCTATCACCCTCACATAGCTTCTCCCCCCGGGGTAGTGCAGGACGTCCACCCGGTCGATGGTGCCGCCCACGGTGACTACATCTCCGTCCCCGGTCTCCACCCTGAGGGTGGGCGCGTCCCGGCCCAGCTTCATCTCCGTGTGCTCCGGGACAAATTGGCTCTGGGCCAGCTCCAGCTCTAAGTGGCGTATGAGCTTATGGGCAGAGGCCCCCATGCGCCCCAGCCTGTACCGCTGGCGGCTTGAGAGCTGCTCCATGCCGCCCAGGTTCTCCCCGGCATACTCCTCTATCCGCCGGTCGATAAAATCCCGGAGTTCGTCCTCCGTCCAGCCCCCGCGCACCTCCCGGGGCTGTGAAAACACCTTTTCCAGCAGGTAGTGCATAAGGGTGCCGTATTGCAGCACGTCCACCTCCGCCGGGCGGCGCTCCCTGGCGTTCAGGCCGTAGCGGCAGAAGTATTTGAAGGGACAGCTATGGAAGGTCTCTATCTGGGTGGGCGAGAGAAAAATACGCTCGCCGTATACCCTCTTAGCCAAAGCCGGGTCCCGAAGCCGCTGGGGACGCTGCCCCGCCGCCCGCTCCAGGGCCTCCAGCCGCCCGGCCTGGCCCGGGTCCTCCCGGACAAACCTGCGCAGGGCCTCCGCCGCCGGGGTCCGCTCCCGCCAGCGGGCAGCCATCCGGGAGAAGGCCGCCTCCCGGGAATTCGCGAAGAAACTCTCCGGAAGCTCCTGCTCCGGCCGGAGGGTGGGGAACACCCCCCGCACCCCGACGATAAGCTCGCTGGGCTCCTTGTCCTCTCCCCCGGCGCTCATGGGCCAGGACAGTATAAGCCCTTCACTTGCAAGGCACGCCACGGAATATGCAAGGTAGCGTTCCTCAATGGCCCTCTGCTCCAGGGGGTCCCCCAGGGGCAGCCGAAGCTCTATCAGTTCCCGGCGCTCCGCGTCGGAAAACACCCCGGCAGCCTTGGGGTTCTGGGGGAAATCCCCCTGGGTGACCCCCATCAGGAACACCACCCGGGGCGCGGTCTGCCGCACCTGCTCGGCGGTGCCGAAGATCACCTGGTCGGCGGTCTCGGGGATATCGGACACGTCCTCCGCCGAGAGCACCTCCTTTAAAAGCCGGTAGTACCGCTCCCGGGTGGTCCTCCTGTCCCCCAAAATGCTGTGCAGCTGGTCCAGGGTCTCCATCAACAGGTCCCATACCCTGAGCTGCCGGGCGGCTATGGCGTCCTCCCCGGCAAGCTCTAACTGCCGGCAGTATTCCGGGAGCGTTTCCTCAAGTCCGAAGCTTATAAGCAGGTCATAGCAGGCCTGACTCATCTCTGCCCCGGAGCAGTCCGCAGTGGCGGCGGCAAAGGCCTCCAGTGGCGGGACAAGCCGGGCGCGCAGGGCGTTCAGCCGGGAAAGCTCCAACCCGTCCTCCTCTGTCATCTCCCAGCCAAAGCCCCTGGGGTGGCGCGCAAAGCTCTCCCTCCAGGCGGGGCCGGATAGCCTCCACAGGTAGGCATAGTTCTCAAGGTCCGAAATCTCCGCCGCCGTAAAGCCCGACACCCCGGTCTTTAAAAGCTCCAGCAGCTCCTCGGTGGCAAGCCCGCTCTGCACCGCCTCGAAGGCCCCCAGCAGGAACCGTGTAACCGGCTCCGCGTCCACCCGCACCGGCTGGGACATGAAGCAGGGGATATCCCGCTTTTTCAAGGCCACGTCCAGGCTGCCGTAATACTGCGAAGGATTGCGGCAGATGATGGTGATATCCTTATAGCGAAGCCCCTCCATTACCAGCCGCCGTATGCTTGCGGCTACGAACTCGCTCTCGTCGAACACGTCCCGGGCCCGGTACAGGGTCAGGCCCTCGTGGTCGGGGGAGGTCAGGACCTCCTCGGGGCAGAAGATCTGGGCCTCTAAAAGCTTCAGGTTCTCGTTGTGAAAGCGCGGGGACCTTATGAGGGTCACCGGGGGCAGAACCTCCACCCCCTGCTCCCCGGCTATGGCGGTAAGCTGGCGTCGGGTGCGGTCCACCAGGGCGAACAGACCCGCGTCCTCCTTTGAGAGCCCGTCGGTGCAGAGGGAGACCAGCACCCTGTCCGCCTGGGTCATGAGCCTTGAGAGCACCTTCAGTTCCTGCTGTGTAAACCCCTCGAAGGAGTCCACGGCAACGGTGCACCCGGAGAAGCTGTCCGCGCCCTCGAGGGCCTCATAGAGCCTCGTCAGGTCGTCCCGGCTGTCCAGGTAAGAGGCGGCCACCAGCGCGTCATAGGCGGCATAGACAGCCGAGAGCTCCCGGAGCTTTTGGGCGAGCCCCCGACTTTTAAGGCCCATGGCCGCGCCGGTCAGGTCCTCCGGGGTGATGCCGCACATTTTCAGCTCGTCCACGGCGGTGAGCATAAGCTCCGTCATGCGCCCGGATTTGACAGCGCTTCTGTACACCTCCAGCCCCTCCTCGCAGGCGGCCAGGGCCGAGGACATGAGTATGCGCCGGCCCCCGTCGGTGAGCCTGTGGCCCGCAAGGCCCCCCAGCCGGTGGAACACGGACTCCGCCAGCCGGGTAAAGCTGTACACGCCGATGGCGCCCGCCCTCTGGGGCCCCGCCAGGCGCAGCATGGCCTTTTCGGTCTCGAAGGTAAACTGCTCCGGGACCAGCATTATACATTTCGAGTCTCCGGAGAGGGCGCGGTCCGCAAGGGCCCGCCGCAGGTATTCGGTTTTCCCGCTTCCGGCGCGGCCGAGTATGAACTGGAGCATGGGGCCTCCTAAGTAGCAGTATTTTTATAATAGCAGTAATGCTATTATACAACAGTTCATGCCCCAGGGGCAAGCCAATTTTTCAATTCTTCATAGAGCTCCGCCAGCTTGAAGCTCACCTGCAGGCCCTTGTCCCTTACAGCCTCCCGCTGCTCCGGGGGCAGCTCCGCCAGCACGTCCTCACCCTGGGCCGCGGGCAGGCATAGGGCCGGGAACACCACGCACCACCAGTTGTGGCCGGAGCCCTCTCCTATCACCACCCGCAGGGTCCTATACCTCCCGGCGGGCAGTGTAAAGCCCTCATACTCCCTGGTGTGGAAGAACTCGTCGGTGACGGTGACCGTGACCGCGTCTGTAAAACCATTTTCTTTTACAGCTCCCCGGGCCGCTTCGGTGATACCCTCCAGGTGGGTGCAGACAGCGGCGTTGGCCTCATACAGGCTGTCCGCCCCCTGGCACCAGCGGGCGGCCTCGTTAAGTACCGCGTCCCGGACCTTTAGCTTCAGGGACTGGTCGGCTTCGCTGTCGGAGTTTGCCACCACATGCAGGCGCAGTATGTTCTCCGGCAGCTGCTCGGCGGGTCCTGCGGCTGTGAGCCATGAAAGGGCGCAGGCTGTAGCCAGCGCGCAGAGGGCGGCTTTAAAAAGACGGTTTTGCTTCACGTTCATATTATCATACCTTTCGCCATATTCTGGGAAAAGTATGGGCATTTGAGGCGGCTTTTATGCGGGGCTGTTCAAAACCAAAATTTTGTGGTATAATATGAAAAATGCTTGATATGAGGGTGGAGTATGCTGGATATACTTATTGACGCGGTTATAGACTCACTAAAGACACTGCCCTTCCTCTTCGGCGCATACCTGCTCATAGAATTCCTGGAGCACAGGGCCGGCGACGGAATGGCCCGACTTTTGGCCCGGCTGGGGCCCCTGGGCCCTTTGGGCGGAGCGGCCCTGGGCTGCGTGCCCCAGTGCGGGTTCTCCGTGGCGGCGGCCAATTTCTACGCCGGGCGGCTCATCACACCGGGCACCCTTATCGCGGTGTTCCTGGCCACCTCAGACGAGGCCCTGCCCCTCCTGCTCTCAAGACCCGGGGCCGCGGGGAGCCTTTGGCCGCTGCTGGGGGTAAAGCTCTGCGCCGGGGCTGCAGCGGGAATCGCCGTGGACCTTGTGTACAGCCGGTTTCTAAAGCAGAAGCTCCGCGAGCCCTTCCAGGAGCTCTGCGAGGACTGCGGCTGTGAGGAGAAGGGCGTGTTCCGATCGGCGCTGGAGCATACGCTGAAAATATTCCTGTTCCTGCTGGCGGTAAACGTGGCGCTGGGCTGCGCCCTCGAGCTGGTGGGAGAGGAGAACATCTCCCGCCTGCTGCTGTCGGGAAGCGTCCTTCAGCCCCTGCTCTCAGGACTCCTCGGCTTTATCCCCAACTGCGCGGCCTCGGTGATACTTACCGAGCTGTACCTGGGGGGCTCCCTGTCCTTCGGGGCGGCGGTGGCCGGGCTCTGCACCGGGGCTGGGCTGGGGCTGCTGGTGCTGTTCCGGGTAAATAAAAACTGGCGGGAGAACCTGTGCATCACCGGTGTGCTATATGTGTCGGCGGTGGTAACCGGCACTCTCTGCCAGCTTATCCTTCCATAGAGAAAGCACCCATATGGGTGCTTTCTTTTTTTATATTCCAGCGCAGGGCTTGGCCAAAAATATCTTTCCCATCCCGACCATCTGCTCCATGGCCTCCCGGGCCCGCTGCTCCGTCTCGAAGATGCCGTACACGCTGGAACCGCTGCCGGTCATCATCGCGCCCAGGGCCCCAGCGTCCGTCATGGCCCTTTTCAGCGCCCTCACCGGCGCCATGCGGAGGGTTTCGTCGAAACGGTTGGCAAGGCTCCTGCCGATACGCTTGAGGCTCCCCACAGCCATGGCCTCCAGCATCCGGGGCGTGGCCTGGATGCTTGAGAGGGGGTACTGGTCCAGAAGGGCGTAGGCCCTGGGGGTGCTCATACCAGTGGGCGGTTTGCAGACCACCAGCCAGCATTCCGGCATGGGGGCTATAGGCTCCACCTGGGCGCCGGTCCCCGTGCACCTGGCCGCGCCCCCAATAACGCAGAAGGGCACGTCCGCGCCCACCTTAACCCCCAGCTCCATGAGCTTCTCCGCCGAAAGCTTTGTCTCATACATCTCGTTAAGGCCCCGAAGCACCGCCGCCGCGTCCGCGCTGCCGCCGCCCATGCCGGAGCGGCTTGGTATGTGCTTTTTTATAAATATATACACGCCCTCGTTTTGAAGGCCCCGGTCCTCAAGAAAGAACTTCGCCGCCCGAAAAGCGGTGTTCTTACTGTCTGTGGGAAGACTCTCCCTGTTGCACTGAAGGTGCACCCCAGGCTGGCGGCTGTGCTGTATCTCCAGCTCGTCCCAGACGGATATGGTCTGCATCACCGTGTCCAAAAGGTGATAGCCGTCCTCCCGTCTGCCGACCACGTCCAGGGTAAGGTTTATCTTACCGTAGGCATTTATTTTCATAATATCAACTCCTGGCCGAAGCCCCAAAAAGCTCTACAGCTCCTCAAGGAACGCCCGTATTCTTGACAGGGCCTCGGTGATATGCTTTACGGAATAGCAGTAGGATATACGCACAAAGCCCTCGCCGCAGGGCCCGAAGGCGCTGCCGGGCACAACGGCCACCTGCTTGCTGTATATGAGCCTCTCGCAGAACTCATCGGAGGTAAGGCCCGTGGACTTTACAGAGGGGAACACATAGAAGGCCCCCTTGGGCTCGAAGCATTTTAAGCCGATCTCGTTAAGGCCGTCCACGATAAGCCTTCTCCTCATGTCGTACTGGCCCCGCATATATGCCATATCGTCGTCGCCGTTTTTTAGGGCCTCTATGGCCGCGTACTGGCTGGTGGTGGGGGCGCTCATTATGGCGAACTGGTGCAGCTTTACCATCAGGGAGATTATCTCCCTTGGCCCCGCCGCGTACCCCAGGCGCCAGCCTGTCATGGAGTGGGCCTTTGAAAAGCCGTTGACCACAATGGTCCGCTCCATCATCCCCGGCAGTGAGGAAAAGCATATATGTCCCTCCTGGGTATAGGTCAGCGCCGCGTATATCTCGTCGGAGAGCACCAGAAGGTTGTGCTTTTCCACCACCCTGGCTATCTTCAGCAGCTCCTCCCGCTCCATCACAGCCCCGGTGGGGTTGTTGGGGTAGGGCATAATGAGGAGCTTTGTCCTCTCGGTTATATGGGCCTCCAGCTCCTTTGCCGTCAGCTTAAAGCCGTTCTCCGGCCCGGTCTCTATGGTCACCGGCACCCCCCCGGCCATCTGCGCGATGGGCACATAGCACACAAAGCTGGGCTCGGGTATCAGTACCTCGTCCCCTGGGGTTATAAGGCTTCTGACGCAGAGATCTATGGCCTCTGACCCGCCCACGGTTATGAGCACCTGGCTCTCGGGCTCATACTCCACGCCGTAGTGCCGGGAAAGAAAGCTCGAGACCTCCTGCCGCAGCTGTATAAAGCCCCTATTGGGCGTGTATCTTGTGCGACCCTTCTCAAGGGACTCTATGCCCGCCTCCCGTATGTGCCATGGGGTATGGAAGTCCGGCTCCCCCACTGAGAGGGATATCACGTCCTCCATCTCGTTGGCTATGTCGAAGAACCGGCGTATGCCCGAGGGCTTTATCTCTTTTATAGTGGGATTCACCAGCTTATCATAATCAATCACAAAGGTTGCTCCCTCTCTCGTCGATTTCCTCGTAGTCGCTGTTAAAGACCACGCCGCCGTCCTTGTACTTGGTCAGCACGAAGTGGGTGGCCGTGGACAGTACGCCGTCGATGGGGGCCAGCCGCTTCTGCACGAACATCGCCACGTCCTGCATACTGCGCCCGCCAACAGTGACCGCCAGGTCATAGCCCCCGGACATAAGGTATACGCTCTCCACCTCGGGGAAGTTCATTATCCGCCCGGCTATCTCGTCAAAGCCCGTGTCCTTCTGGGGCGACACCCGCAGCTCGATAAGGGCAGCGGCCTTCTGGGTCTCGGTGCGCTCCCAGTTCACAAGGGTGTGATAGCCCTTTATAACGCCTTCCCGCTCATACTGCTTTATGGCGCTCTCCACCGCGCCCTCCTCCTCGCCCAGCATCACGGAAAGCTGCTTGGGGGTAAGCTTCGCGTCCTCCTGCAAAAGCTCCAAAATCTGCTCCATTGCCATATTCACTCGCTCCTTTATTATTCCAGCGGCAGCATTACGGGCTCGTGCTGCCTGTATAGCGCAAACTCGGTAAAGCCTATCGCCCTTGCCTCTGCCATGGCCCGGTCTATGCCCCGGCCCAGATGCTCCATGCGGTGGGAGTCGGAGCCGAAGGTCAGAAGCCTGCCCCCCAGCTCATAGTACCGCCTAAGCAGCCCCGGCCCGGGCATGGTCTCCCCCAGCCCGTTAAAGAAGCTCGAACTGTTGACCTCAAGGGCCTTTTTGTGCTCCATAAGGCTTTTAAATACCCCGTCGATTTTTTCATAATGCCGCTCCAGGTCAACTATAACTCCCTGCTCCCCCTGGATGTACCGCAGGGGATATGTCAGGTGGCCCAGGCTGTCAAAGCCCCCCAGTTCTATCATCTCCAAAAGCTCGTCCCAATAGGTGTCCAGAAGTCCATCTATCTCCTCCCGGGGCTTCTCCCGGCAGTCCATATAGTAGAAGTCCTCTTTATCCCGAAGGTTGTGCAGGGACCCTATCACAAAATCGTATGGATATTTCTCCACGGCCTCCCTGGCCCCCTCCGGGTTCTGGGTGGCCTGGCCCAGCTCTATGCCTTTAAGAAAGACAAGCCCCTTTGGCACACTGAGCTTCTCCATCTCCGCCCAAGCAATGGCCTGCCGCTCCCTGTACTTCCCCTCATACTCGTTGCACTCGCAGTGGTCCGTGAGGGTATAGGCGTAAAGCCCCAGCTCCCGGGCCCGCTCCGCCATAGCCCCCGGGGAGTGCTCTCCGTCCGGGGAACAGTTGGAGTGGCTGTGGCAGTCGGAGGCGTATTTATGTTCCATAGCCATGCACCTCTTTTGCAAATTCGTGACGTACATTATAGCACATTTGGGTGGCGCAGGTCAAGGGCCGGGGGCCATTACTTCAGCTCCACAATGGTGACCCCGCTCTCCCCTTCGCCAAAAGCCCCGAGCCTGAAGCTCTTCACCCCCGGGCAGCGTCTCAGGTGCTTCTGCACTGCGGCCCGCAGTACCCCGGTGCCCTTGCCGT encodes the following:
- a CDS encoding putative manganese transporter, with the protein product MLDILIDAVIDSLKTLPFLFGAYLLIEFLEHRAGDGMARLLARLGPLGPLGGAALGCVPQCGFSVAAANFYAGRLITPGTLIAVFLATSDEALPLLLSRPGAAGSLWPLLGVKLCAGAAAGIAVDLVYSRFLKQKLREPFQELCEDCGCEEKGVFRSALEHTLKIFLFLLAVNVALGCALELVGEENISRLLLSGSVLQPLLSGLLGFIPNCAASVILTELYLGGSLSFGAAVAGLCTGAGLGLLVLFRVNKNWRENLCITGVLYVSAVVTGTLCQLILP
- the efp gene encoding elongation factor P, whose protein sequence is MVTAGDFRNGVTFEMDGNVYSIIEFQHVKPGKGAAFVRTKIRNVISGAVTERTFNPNDKYPTAFIERKDMQYLYSDGDLYYFMDTETYEQEPINGSVLTDNFKFVKENMECKVLSYKGSVFGVEPPNFVELEVTKTEPGVKGDTATNTLKPATVETGAEVRVPLFINEGEMIRIDTRTGEYMERA
- a CDS encoding ABC transporter permease; protein product: MAAKQNTAPAVALELTDKQKKRKVRIKLIKQNYQLYFFLIPAVVFIALFMYGPLYGLVIAFKNYRPAEGIWGSRWVGFDWFIRFFSTPRCWDIVRNTLTVSIYSLIAGFPFPICLAIILNYVKNLRFKKFAQTVTYMPYFISTVVLVAMMNLFFSPTSGFVNTIIKFFGGEPVYFMGVSSLFPHMYVWSGIWQSMGYSSIIYIAALSGVSPELHESAVIDGANILQRIWHIDIPTIMPTMVILLIMSCGNIMNVGYEKVYLMQNDLVIDTAEVISTYVYKIGLINNQFSFSTAIGLMNNVINFIVLVAANKLSNKIFGSGLW
- a CDS encoding Lrp/AsnC family transcriptional regulator, producing MEQILELLQEDAKLTPKQLSVMLGEEEGAVESAIKQYEREGVIKGYHTLVNWERTETQKAAALIELRVSPQKDTGFDEIAGRIMNFPEVESVYLMSGGYDLAVTVGGRSMQDVAMFVQKRLAPIDGVLSTATHFVLTKYKDGGVVFNSDYEEIDERGSNLCD
- a CDS encoding histidinol-phosphatase HisJ family protein, translating into MEHKYASDCHSHSNCSPDGEHSPGAMAERARELGLYAYTLTDHCECNEYEGKYRERQAIAWAEMEKLSVPKGLVFLKGIELGQATQNPEGAREAVEKYPYDFVIGSLHNLRDKEDFYYMDCREKPREEIDGLLDTYWDELLEMIELGGFDSLGHLTYPLRYIQGEQGVIVDLERHYEKIDGVFKSLMEHKKALEVNSSSFFNGLGETMPGPGLLRRYYELGGRLLTFGSDSHRMEHLGRGIDRAMAEARAIGFTEFALYRQHEPVMLPLE
- a CDS encoding pyridoxal phosphate-dependent aminotransferase is translated as MDYDKLVNPTIKEIKPSGIRRFFDIANEMEDVISLSVGEPDFHTPWHIREAGIESLEKGRTRYTPNRGFIQLRQEVSSFLSRHYGVEYEPESQVLITVGGSEAIDLCVRSLITPGDEVLIPEPSFVCYVPIAQMAGGVPVTIETGPENGFKLTAKELEAHITERTKLLIMPYPNNPTGAVMEREELLKIARVVEKHNLLVLSDEIYAALTYTQEGHICFSSLPGMMERTIVVNGFSKAHSMTGWRLGYAAGPREIISLMVKLHQFAIMSAPTTSQYAAIEALKNGDDDMAYMRGQYDMRRRLIVDGLNEIGLKCFEPKGAFYVFPSVKSTGLTSDEFCERLIYSKQVAVVPGSAFGPCGEGFVRISYCYSVKHITEALSRIRAFLEEL
- a CDS encoding stage II sporulation protein R, with protein sequence MNVKQNRLFKAALCALATACALSWLTAAGPAEQLPENILRLHVVANSDSEADQSLKLKVRDAVLNEAARWCQGADSLYEANAAVCTHLEGITEAARGAVKENGFTDAVTVTVTDEFFHTREYEGFTLPAGRYRTLRVVIGEGSGHNWWCVVFPALCLPAAQGEDVLAELPPEQREAVRDKGLQVSFKLAELYEELKNWLAPGA
- the ispE gene encoding 4-(cytidine 5'-diphospho)-2-C-methyl-D-erythritol kinase produces the protein MKINAYGKINLTLDVVGRREDGYHLLDTVMQTISVWDELEIQHSRQPGVHLQCNRESLPTDSKNTAFRAAKFFLEDRGLQNEGVYIFIKKHIPSRSGMGGGSADAAAVLRGLNEMYETKLSAEKLMELGVKVGADVPFCVIGGAARCTGTGAQVEPIAPMPECWLVVCKPPTGMSTPRAYALLDQYPLSSIQATPRMLEAMAVGSLKRIGRSLANRFDETLRMAPVRALKRAMTDAGALGAMMTGSGSSVYGIFETEQRAREAMEQMVGMGKIFLAKPCAGI
- a CDS encoding PD-(D/E)XK nuclease family protein, which produces MLQFILGRAGSGKTEYLRRALADRALSGDSKCIMLVPEQFTFETEKAMLRLAGPQRAGAIGVYSFTRLAESVFHRLGGLAGHRLTDGGRRILMSSALAACEEGLEVYRSAVKSGRMTELMLTAVDELKMCGITPEDLTGAAMGLKSRGLAQKLRELSAVYAAYDALVAASYLDSRDDLTRLYEALEGADSFSGCTVAVDSFEGFTQQELKVLSRLMTQADRVLVSLCTDGLSKEDAGLFALVDRTRRQLTAIAGEQGVEVLPPVTLIRSPRFHNENLKLLEAQIFCPEEVLTSPDHEGLTLYRARDVFDESEFVAASIRRLVMEGLRYKDITIICRNPSQYYGSLDVALKKRDIPCFMSQPVRVDAEPVTRFLLGAFEAVQSGLATEELLELLKTGVSGFTAAEISDLENYAYLWRLSGPAWRESFARHPRGFGWEMTEEDGLELSRLNALRARLVPPLEAFAAATADCSGAEMSQACYDLLISFGLEETLPEYCRQLELAGEDAIAARQLRVWDLLMETLDQLHSILGDRRTTRERYYRLLKEVLSAEDVSDIPETADQVIFGTAEQVRQTAPRVVFLMGVTQGDFPQNPKAAGVFSDAERRELIELRLPLGDPLEQRAIEERYLAYSVACLASEGLILSWPMSAGGEDKEPSELIVGVRGVFPTLRPEQELPESFFANSREAAFSRMAARWRERTPAAEALRRFVREDPGQAGRLEALERAAGQRPQRLRDPALAKRVYGERIFLSPTQIETFHSCPFKYFCRYGLNARERRPAEVDVLQYGTLMHYLLEKVFSQPREVRGGWTEDELRDFIDRRIEEYAGENLGGMEQLSSRQRYRLGRMGASAHKLIRHLELELAQSQFVPEHTEMKLGRDAPTLRVETGDGDVVTVGGTIDRVDVLHYPGGRSYVRVIDYKTGGKDFRLGDVLYGLNMQMLIYLAALVQDGRRFPAGILYVPAAEPNVSAQRGAAPEEIEKAELRQLRMSGLVLSDSEIITAMEAGAKGVFIPAALKKDGTPDSHSSVLSEGELIRVLEYSRRLIATMGRELLRGQAAAKPNMKNRSACEYCPYAAVCGRELSDRDIENERLSQKEAMAEIEKRMDNKEEPI
- a CDS encoding CD1247 N-terminal domain-containing protein; this encodes MSNSERASYIRGLMDGMELDPNAKETKIFNAIMELLSELCTSVDELEDEVDGIADQLDEVDEDLGTLESEYYGIDKDSCGCGGHHHQGGCGCGHHHAEFEVICPSCGETIGLTEEMLDEDSMVCPNCGETLEFDFDEDEEETEPEEEPGKDIGE